A genome region from Anastrepha ludens isolate Willacy chromosome 3, idAnaLude1.1, whole genome shotgun sequence includes the following:
- the LOC128856755 gene encoding alkaline phosphatase: protein MCCLRVSILLLLVWQFAVYRTLGYAIHHEPSERHMHPIFNFKAAAPSHSMQKRSMPIINFDAPITEEEYSHYWNSIAQNILEKQIAEKSKLNMNLAKNIIFFLGDGMSIPTLTAGRVYLGGEEKQYSFERFPYVGLSKTYCTNTQVADSACTATAYLGGVKTNYGTIGVSAAIEPNDCLGQNNSQHHVISIAAWAQQHGMATGLVTTTSVTHASPAGVYAHIANRNWENDAEVLSDNGDPLVCTDIAAQLVQGDVGRKLNVILGGGRKHFLPNTERELEGELGQRLDGRNLIKEWQGMHGNTAKYVQTRSELLNLPASTSRVMGLFGANHLPFHLDADATQTPSLAEMTSVALDILERQSNGRGFFLFVEGGRIDHAHHDTLAMKALDETAEFDKAITLARSRTDERNTLTVVTSDHSHTMSVAGYSSRKNDIIGVNNGQLGDDHLPYATLSYANGPGFEYNVLKANGAIKRKNLHKIDMKNKDYQFPSMVPLESETHGGDDVGVFASGPFAHLFTGNYEQNFLPHAIAYAACLQSDTSVRRTACTDGVVKARD, encoded by the exons ATGTGTTGTTTACGCGTATCTATTCTACTATTATTAGTGTGGCAATTCGCTGTATATCGGACGCTAGGTTATG CCATTCATCACGAGCCTAGCGAGCGCCACATGCATCCGATCTTTAATTTCAAGGCCGCTGCGCCTTCTCACTCCATGCAGAAACGCTCCATGCCAATTATTAACTTTGATGCACCCATAACGGAAGAAGAATATTCGCATTACTGGAATTCAATTGCACAGAATATACTGGAAAAGCAGATTGCCGAGAAGTCAAAACTAAATATGAAtcttgcaaaaaatattatattcttCCTCGGCGATGGCATGTCCATACCAACCTTGACAGCTGGGCGCGTCTATTTAGGCGGCGAGGAAAAGCAATACAGCTTCGAGCGTTTCCCCTATGTGGGTCTCAGTAAG ACCTACTGCACCAATACCCAGGTCGCGGACTCTGCTTGCACCGCCACCGCTTATCTGGGTGGTGTTAAAACCAACTACGGCACAATAGGCGTATCCGCTGCCATCGAGCCGAATGATTGTCTAGGTCAAAACAACAGTCAACATCACGTCATTTCTATAGCCGCATGGGCACAACAACACGGCATGGCAACTGGCCTGGTTACCACCACGTCAGTAACACACGCCTCCCCAGCTGGTGTTTACGCACATATTGCCAATCGTAATTGGGAGAATGATGCGGAGGTGTTATCCGATAACGGCGATCCGCTTGTGTGCACCGATATCGCCGCTCAACTGGTGCAAGGTGACGTAGGTCGTAAATTGAATGTTATTTTGGGTGGCGGCCGTAAACACTTTCTACCGAACACCGAGCGCGAATTAGAAGGCGAATTGGGTCAGAGGCTGGATGGCCGCAATTTGATTAAAGAATGGCAGGGCATGCATGGTAATACGGCAAAGTATGTGCAGACGCGTAGCGAGCTGCTGAAT CTACCGGCTTCTACCTCGCGCGTCATGGGTCTTTTTGGCGCCAATCACTTGCCCTTCCATCTCGATGCCGACGCCACACAAACGCCCTCACTCGCCGAGATGACTTCAGTCGCATTGGACATTTTGGAACGTCAAAGCAACGGTCGCGGTTTCTTCCTATTCGTTGAAGGCGGTCGCATTGATCACGCACATCATGACACGCTCGCCATGAAAGCGCTCGACGAGACGGCCGAATTCGATAAGGCCATCACTTTGGCACGCTCACGCACCGACGAGCGCAATACACTCACCGTCGTTACGTCCGATCATTCGCACACTATGTCCGTTGCTGGCTACTCATCACGGAAGAATGATATTATTGGCGTTAATAACGGCCAGCTGGGTGATGATCATCTGCCCTATGCCACACTCAGTTATGCCAATGGTCCTGGTTTCGAATACAATGTGCTCAAAGCGAATGGTGCCATTAAACGTAAGAATCTGCACAAAATCGACATGAAGAACAAAGACTATCAGTTCCCTTCGATGGTGCCACTGGAATCGGAAACGCACGGTGGCGACGATGTAGGCGTGTTTGCGAGCGGTCCTTTTGCGCATCTCTTCACCGGTAACTACGAGCAAAACTTCTTGCCACATGCGATTGCCTACGCGGCGTGTTTGCAGAGTGACACAAGCGTGAGAAGAACGGCGTGTACAGATGGAGTGGTAAAAGCGAGAGATTGA